A stretch of Candidatus Krumholzibacteriota bacterium DNA encodes these proteins:
- a CDS encoding glycosyltransferase — MTDTDDNGRRARFCLVGPAYPYRGGISHYNTCLAGELARGHDVLLVNYRRLYPELFFPGRTQLDETDSALRFPSERLIDSINPLTWIRAGWRIANWRPDATIVQWWHPCFAPALGKIGAILRIARRGKVIFVCHNVVPHERSVVDRLLSRLAFSFAHAFVVQSEEDRRNLERIRPGAPIEVRPHPIYDFFVGGARSRQDARAAIEEAADGPLLLFFGYVRPYKGLKYLLEAMPAIRASTGARLLVVGEFYEDPAPYRQIVADRELEGVVRFVDRYVQNEEVADFFTAADLVVLPYVSATQSGIAQISLAFERPVVVTRVGGLPEVVAEGKTGFVVDPGDPAAIAGAVETFFRGGWGERMRGHFAREKERFSWRAMAAAIERLASVGTGEGDG; from the coding sequence ATGACTGATACGGACGACAACGGCCGGCGCGCGCGGTTCTGCCTCGTGGGGCCCGCCTATCCCTACCGGGGCGGGATCTCGCACTACAACACCTGTCTCGCCGGCGAGCTCGCCCGCGGCCACGACGTGCTCCTCGTCAACTACCGGCGCCTCTATCCCGAACTCTTCTTCCCCGGCAGGACGCAGCTCGACGAGACTGACAGCGCGCTGCGCTTCCCGTCGGAGCGGCTGATCGACTCGATCAATCCCCTCACGTGGATCCGGGCCGGCTGGCGGATCGCGAACTGGCGTCCCGACGCGACGATCGTGCAGTGGTGGCATCCCTGCTTCGCGCCCGCGCTGGGCAAGATCGGCGCGATCCTCCGCATTGCGCGCCGCGGCAAGGTGATCTTCGTCTGCCACAACGTCGTGCCGCACGAGCGGTCGGTGGTCGACCGCCTTCTCTCGCGTCTCGCCTTCTCCTTCGCGCACGCATTCGTCGTCCAGTCGGAGGAGGATCGACGGAATCTCGAACGGATCCGGCCGGGAGCGCCAATCGAGGTCCGCCCGCACCCGATCTACGATTTCTTCGTCGGCGGGGCAAGGAGCCGCCAGGATGCGCGCGCGGCGATCGAGGAGGCCGCGGACGGCCCGCTCCTCCTCTTCTTCGGGTACGTCCGCCCCTACAAGGGGCTCAAATACCTCCTCGAGGCGATGCCGGCGATCCGCGCGTCCACCGGCGCCCGGCTCCTCGTCGTCGGCGAGTTCTACGAGGACCCCGCGCCCTACCGGCAGATCGTCGCCGACCGCGAACTCGAGGGGGTCGTGCGTTTCGTCGACCGGTACGTCCAGAACGAGGAGGTCGCCGATTTCTTCACGGCGGCCGATCTCGTGGTGCTGCCGTACGTCTCGGCCACGCAGAGCGGTATCGCGCAGATCTCGCTCGCCTTCGAGCGCCCCGTCGTCGTCACCCGCGTGGGCGGGCTTCCCGAGGTGGTCGCCGAGGGGAAGACGGGTTTCGTCGTCGATCCGGGCGATCCGGCGGCAATCGCGGGGGCGGTGGAGACCTTTTTCCGCGGGGGATGGGGCGAGCGGATGCGCGGGCATTTCGCCCGGGAAAAGGAGCGCTTCTCGTGGCGGGCGATGGCGGCGGCGATCGAGCGTCTCGCGTCGGTCGGCACGGGGGAGGGGGACGGGTGA
- a CDS encoding glycosyltransferase family 2 protein, translating to MTAASIDCVVLNWNGAAVIGPCLESLRRVERPAMRVTVVDNDSGDGSDRIVAERFPEVALVRNDRNLLFAEGNNVGVRRVLDEGARYILLLNNDTEVDPGFAAELLDALENVPGAGIAGPKILYHDDPGRVWYGGGGFTPLLWTPRHEEIRRPDDAGGAPRETGWVSGCAMLVRREVFERIGLLDPSYTIYCEDVDFCLRARQAGFSCAYAPDARVLHKVSSSSGGGMTPFKLEHRLRSTARLHRRFRGRAWRLLVAPIHGAAFLLLVAGLLAAGRGRLAAAALRGAAGALRGR from the coding sequence GTGACGGCGGCCTCGATCGACTGCGTCGTGCTCAACTGGAACGGGGCGGCCGTCATCGGGCCCTGCCTCGAGTCGTTGAGGCGCGTCGAGCGTCCGGCGATGCGGGTCACCGTGGTGGACAACGACAGCGGCGACGGGTCCGACCGGATCGTCGCCGAGCGATTTCCCGAGGTCGCGCTCGTCCGCAACGACCGCAACCTCCTCTTCGCCGAGGGGAACAACGTCGGCGTGAGGCGCGTCCTCGACGAGGGCGCGCGGTACATCCTCCTCCTCAACAACGACACCGAGGTGGATCCCGGTTTCGCCGCCGAACTCCTCGACGCCCTCGAGAACGTTCCCGGGGCGGGGATCGCCGGGCCGAAGATCCTCTACCACGACGATCCCGGCCGCGTGTGGTACGGCGGGGGCGGCTTCACGCCCCTGCTCTGGACGCCCCGGCACGAGGAGATCAGGCGCCCCGACGATGCGGGGGGGGCGCCCCGCGAGACGGGGTGGGTGAGCGGCTGCGCGATGCTCGTCAGGCGGGAGGTCTTCGAGCGGATCGGTCTTCTCGACCCCTCCTACACGATCTACTGCGAGGACGTCGATTTCTGTCTCCGCGCGCGGCAAGCCGGTTTCTCCTGCGCGTACGCGCCGGACGCGCGCGTCCTGCACAAGGTCTCCTCGAGCAGCGGGGGCGGGATGACTCCCTTCAAGCTCGAGCACCGGCTCCGATCGACGGCGCGGCTCCACCGGCGCTTCCGCGGGCGGGCGTGGCGGCTCCTCGTCGCGCCGATCCACGGGGCTGCGTTTCTCCTGCTCGTCGCGGGGCTTCTCGCGGCCGGACGCGGCCGGCTCGCCGCGGCCGCCCTCCGCGGCGCGGCGGGGGCGCTGCGGGGACGATAG
- a CDS encoding polyprenol monophosphomannose synthase, whose protein sequence is MESLVVIPTYNEKENIERIVEMVLAVDGGIDVLVVDDNSPDGTGDIVDRMAAGNNRVHVIHREGKLGLGSAYIRGFTWALEETDARYVFEMDADFSHDPGAIPDFLDAIRNNDLVIGSRYLRGITVVNWPLRRLFLSCGANVYTRIITGLPLKDATGGFKCFRREVLRQLPLETIRSDGYSFQIEMNFFCWKKNFRIKEIPIIFTDRRVGVSKMSKKIIWEAAFMVWRLRFMNPRRWRAAAGT, encoded by the coding sequence GTGGAGAGCCTGGTCGTCATCCCGACCTACAACGAGAAGGAGAACATCGAGCGGATCGTCGAGATGGTCCTCGCCGTCGACGGGGGGATCGACGTGCTCGTCGTCGATGACAACTCCCCCGACGGAACGGGCGACATCGTCGACCGCATGGCCGCCGGAAACAACCGGGTCCACGTCATCCACCGCGAGGGAAAGCTCGGTCTCGGCTCCGCGTACATCCGGGGATTCACCTGGGCCCTCGAGGAGACGGACGCGCGGTACGTCTTCGAGATGGACGCGGACTTCTCGCACGATCCGGGCGCCATCCCCGATTTCCTCGACGCGATCCGAAACAACGATCTCGTCATCGGCTCCCGCTACCTCCGCGGGATCACCGTCGTCAACTGGCCACTGCGGCGGCTGTTCCTGAGCTGCGGGGCGAACGTCTACACCCGTATCATCACGGGACTCCCCCTGAAGGACGCCACGGGAGGCTTCAAGTGCTTCCGGCGCGAGGTGCTCCGGCAGCTGCCTCTCGAGACGATCCGCAGCGACGGGTACTCCTTCCAGATAGAGATGAACTTCTTCTGCTGGAAGAAGAACTTCCGCATCAAGGAGATCCCCATCATCTTCACCGACCGCCGCGTGGGGGTGTCGAAGATGTCGAAGAAGATCATCTGGGAGGCGGCCTTCATGGTCTGGCGCCTCCGTTTCATGAACCCGCGGCGCTGGCGGGCCGCCGCCGGGACGTAA
- a CDS encoding glycosyltransferase yields MDVSIIVVTHNSVEPVARCLDSLARHAPACAHETIVIDNASRDGTPEMIRDRFPGVRLAANRENVGYARGVNQGIRMSTGRAILVLNPDIELRDDAVGHLLASLDARPRAGIVASRLVYPNGRLQHSCRAFYTAKAIILRRTFLGRLFPRAKALRAHLMTDWDHETPRQVDWVIGACMMARREAIEQVGMMDERFFLYFEDIDWCYRMQHLGWEVWYEPASTMVHSYERSSASMLRKPFLLHVLSLLRYVEKWNRLSWFFRRHRETLKTAVFVCADLVAINAAFFAAYYLRLALQARFVYGLYPLDWYRVFILFSSLVFVGTFAFSGLYRVQRGTHWTEESIRVARAVFLVFTILLAATYLGRIRIYSRAVLLSQAVFSIILVAFFRRIVRIVHRQLVRTSFDLKRVLLVGSAKEAAAARRLFTADRDTGIDVVGAVTGEEGSLCAIGDLSAAIELHKIQEIVVLPSRHERELLVSVLLHRGKSVPVRIASPLAGLIGQTARVDEIGGLSLFSVGGGGGGAMRRLSARCLDVAAAAILLVVSCAAWTAAAIAGRAPRRRRETRFGSNKRAIRWPRALRADGRDASDLLNPTLFVYLLTGRLALAGPPAVFDTRDLPPDPPAARPGIAGRWRYAGAPDARTAIEDELLAMRNRRFTGDLVTIARSLRVMAAGRYPDWFTQEVER; encoded by the coding sequence ATGGACGTCTCCATCATCGTCGTCACGCACAACAGCGTCGAGCCGGTGGCCCGCTGCCTGGACTCCCTCGCGCGCCACGCCCCCGCGTGCGCGCACGAGACGATCGTCATCGACAACGCGAGCCGCGACGGCACGCCGGAGATGATCCGCGACCGTTTCCCCGGCGTCAGGCTCGCCGCGAACAGGGAGAACGTCGGCTACGCGCGCGGCGTCAACCAGGGGATCCGGATGTCGACCGGCCGCGCGATCCTCGTCCTCAACCCGGACATCGAGCTCCGCGACGACGCGGTCGGCCATCTGCTGGCGTCCCTCGACGCCCGACCGCGGGCCGGGATCGTCGCCTCGCGGCTCGTCTATCCAAACGGACGGCTGCAGCATTCCTGCCGCGCCTTCTACACGGCGAAAGCGATCATCCTCCGCCGCACCTTCCTCGGACGTCTCTTCCCGCGGGCGAAGGCGCTTCGGGCGCACCTCATGACCGACTGGGACCACGAGACGCCCCGGCAGGTCGACTGGGTCATCGGCGCCTGCATGATGGCGAGGCGCGAGGCGATCGAGCAGGTGGGGATGATGGACGAGCGGTTCTTCCTCTACTTCGAGGACATCGACTGGTGCTACCGGATGCAGCATCTCGGCTGGGAGGTGTGGTACGAGCCCGCCTCGACGATGGTGCACAGCTACGAGCGGTCGAGCGCGTCGATGCTGCGCAAGCCCTTCCTTTTGCACGTGCTCAGCCTGCTCCGCTACGTCGAGAAGTGGAACCGGCTGTCCTGGTTCTTCCGCCGTCACCGCGAGACGCTCAAGACGGCCGTCTTCGTGTGCGCGGACCTCGTCGCCATCAACGCCGCCTTCTTCGCCGCCTACTATCTCCGTCTCGCCCTCCAGGCACGTTTCGTCTACGGGCTCTATCCGCTCGACTGGTACCGCGTCTTCATCCTCTTCTCCAGTCTCGTCTTCGTCGGCACCTTCGCCTTCTCGGGACTCTATCGCGTGCAGCGCGGCACCCACTGGACCGAGGAGTCGATACGCGTCGCGCGCGCGGTCTTCCTCGTGTTCACGATCCTTCTCGCCGCCACCTATCTCGGCCGCATCCGGATCTACTCGCGCGCCGTCCTCCTCAGCCAGGCGGTCTTCTCGATTATCCTCGTCGCCTTCTTCCGCCGGATCGTGCGGATCGTCCATCGCCAGCTCGTCAGGACGAGCTTCGACCTCAAGCGCGTCCTCCTCGTCGGCTCCGCAAAAGAGGCGGCGGCCGCGCGGCGCCTCTTCACGGCCGACCGCGACACGGGGATCGACGTCGTCGGGGCCGTGACGGGTGAGGAGGGATCGCTCTGCGCGATCGGGGATCTCTCGGCGGCGATCGAGCTCCACAAGATCCAGGAGATCGTCGTTTTGCCCTCGCGCCACGAGCGGGAGCTGCTCGTTTCCGTGCTCCTGCACCGGGGCAAGAGCGTCCCGGTCCGCATCGCGTCGCCGCTGGCCGGTTTGATCGGGCAGACGGCGCGCGTCGACGAGATCGGCGGGCTCTCCCTCTTCTCGGTCGGGGGGGGCGGCGGGGGAGCGATGCGGCGACTGTCCGCCCGCTGCCTCGACGTCGCGGCAGCGGCGATCCTCCTCGTCGTCTCCTGTGCCGCGTGGACGGCGGCAGCGATCGCCGGGCGCGCGCCCCGACGGCGGCGGGAGACGCGATTCGGTTCAAACAAACGGGCGATCCGGTGGCCGCGGGCGCTCCGCGCGGACGGCCGGGACGCCTCCGACTTGCTCAATCCGACGCTTTTCGTGTATCTTCTGACCGGGCGGCTGGCCCTCGCCGGGCCGCCGGCCGTGTTCGACACGAGGGATCTTCCCCCGGACCCGCCCGCCGCGAGACCGGGGATCGCCGGACGCTGGCGGTACGCGGGGGCGCCGGACGCGCGCACCGCGATCGAGGACGAACTGCTCGCCATGCGCAACCGGCGTTTCACCGGAGACCTCGTCACGATCGCCCGCTCGCTCCGGGTGATGGCCGCGGGGCGATATCCCGACTGGTTCACGCAGGAGGTCGAACGGTGA
- a CDS encoding T9SS type A sorting domain-containing protein, with amino-acid sequence MKRTLTVLLALLLAAPLIAAPGEWHIHLDASVAYRLQVTGDTLWCCTNGGILLFDLRDSTFTQIADGLSFVSTDVSSVAPAADGTLWAGFYGGGVVRIDDPSAPDPTAKRYGPSDGLLADSVTAMTAIGDEIYYGSTNGVAKFFDNFHSREPGLTDALEGVRVNDLLAIGGDTLWVATEAGVVCFNRATLSLASFDIGRVNALCVFEGRLHAAGAGGVLQFADNVWTPYADVFNGHEPLAISAGGGEFVAVTDEGAWRWNGYVFAAIDIGGMKTLHHELYRMGWNDILRAVAVDGNGTPWVGGEFTLLLRGVYVSGRVDGAWINRAPSLPPHNAAAQRGLAAVSGGGVWLSTEKNGVGYRDPSGAWNNYTLMRPDDPGNDDLPSYRFNNLAVLHDSRGRLWLNALDYDLDLLDAGDPLVKTDDEWAHFALESGTITSNRFVAAAEDPAGNCWFLSDAVLFESGVWGINIVRFDTTGWLSVDPIVESRMESGSVFGCVFDGDDRVYLALRDYGIQLWITQGFDWSELTDLTDDVWLTIAGPEDLTSTDLTSIEMTPDGTLWAGTAGGLVRYRSLVIEEIGAKSYSGDTGLLGSDVRDLAVDRFGALWVGTNGGIDRIGPDGLITPYTSIAKWQRDLSDIYPTSAVSPLPSANVRALAYDETTDLLWIGTDRGLASLDVTPAGAETLPFSSMILYPNPIHVGRGDEAVRIGRVTGEVDIRVYTLEGELVHEATGIVDGDVAWDLLTLNGFSARSGIYLVRVTDKTGRNEVRKVALIR; translated from the coding sequence GTGAAACGCACACTGACGGTGCTTCTGGCGCTCTTACTCGCCGCGCCGCTCATCGCGGCCCCCGGGGAATGGCATATCCACCTCGACGCGAGCGTAGCCTACCGGCTCCAGGTGACCGGGGACACGCTCTGGTGCTGCACGAACGGGGGCATCCTCCTCTTCGACCTCCGCGACTCGACCTTCACCCAGATCGCCGACGGGCTTTCCTTCGTGTCGACCGACGTCTCCTCGGTCGCGCCTGCCGCCGACGGGACGCTCTGGGCGGGATTCTACGGCGGCGGCGTCGTCCGCATCGACGATCCGTCGGCCCCCGATCCCACGGCGAAGCGCTACGGCCCGAGCGACGGTCTCCTCGCCGACAGCGTCACCGCGATGACGGCGATCGGCGACGAGATCTACTACGGGTCGACGAACGGCGTGGCCAAGTTCTTCGACAATTTCCATTCCCGCGAGCCCGGGCTCACCGATGCGCTCGAGGGGGTCCGCGTCAACGACCTGCTCGCGATCGGCGGCGACACGCTCTGGGTGGCGACGGAGGCGGGGGTCGTTTGCTTCAACCGGGCCACGCTCTCCCTGGCCAGCTTCGATATCGGGCGCGTCAACGCCCTCTGCGTGTTCGAGGGACGGCTCCACGCGGCGGGCGCGGGCGGCGTGCTGCAATTCGCGGACAACGTCTGGACGCCCTATGCCGACGTCTTCAACGGCCACGAACCGCTGGCGATCTCCGCCGGCGGCGGCGAGTTCGTCGCCGTCACCGACGAGGGGGCGTGGCGGTGGAACGGGTACGTCTTCGCCGCGATCGACATCGGCGGGATGAAGACGCTCCACCACGAGCTGTACCGGATGGGCTGGAACGACATCCTCCGCGCCGTCGCCGTCGACGGCAACGGGACGCCGTGGGTGGGCGGCGAGTTCACGCTGCTTTTGCGCGGCGTCTACGTGAGCGGCCGGGTCGACGGCGCATGGATCAACCGGGCGCCGAGTCTGCCCCCGCACAACGCCGCGGCGCAGCGCGGGCTCGCCGCCGTTTCCGGCGGAGGCGTCTGGTTGAGCACGGAGAAGAACGGCGTGGGCTACCGCGATCCCTCGGGGGCGTGGAACAACTACACCCTGATGCGCCCCGACGATCCGGGCAACGACGATCTCCCGTCCTACCGATTCAACAACCTCGCCGTCCTCCACGACTCGCGGGGGCGCCTCTGGCTGAACGCCCTCGATTACGACCTCGACCTGCTCGATGCGGGGGATCCCCTCGTGAAAACCGACGACGAATGGGCGCATTTCGCGCTCGAGAGCGGGACGATCACCTCGAACCGCTTCGTCGCGGCCGCCGAGGACCCGGCGGGGAATTGCTGGTTCCTCTCCGACGCGGTCCTCTTCGAATCGGGCGTGTGGGGGATCAACATCGTCCGTTTCGACACGACCGGCTGGCTCTCCGTCGATCCGATCGTCGAGAGCCGCATGGAGAGCGGATCGGTCTTCGGTTGCGTCTTCGACGGCGACGACCGCGTCTACCTCGCCCTGCGCGACTACGGGATCCAGCTCTGGATCACGCAGGGATTCGACTGGTCCGAGCTCACCGATCTGACAGACGACGTCTGGCTGACCATCGCCGGGCCGGAGGACCTGACGAGCACCGATCTCACCTCGATCGAAATGACGCCCGACGGGACGCTCTGGGCGGGGACGGCCGGCGGGCTCGTCCGCTACCGTTCCCTCGTGATCGAGGAGATCGGCGCGAAGAGCTATTCCGGCGACACGGGGCTCCTCGGCTCCGACGTGCGCGATCTCGCCGTCGACCGCTTCGGTGCCCTCTGGGTGGGGACGAACGGCGGGATCGACCGGATCGGCCCGGACGGCCTGATCACCCCGTACACGTCGATCGCGAAGTGGCAGCGGGATCTCTCCGACATCTATCCGACGTCGGCCGTCTCGCCCCTTCCCTCGGCGAACGTCCGCGCCCTCGCCTACGACGAGACGACCGATCTCCTCTGGATCGGGACCGACCGGGGACTCGCCTCGCTCGACGTCACGCCGGCCGGGGCGGAGACGCTGCCCTTCTCGTCGATGATCCTCTATCCGAACCCGATACACGTGGGGCGCGGGGACGAGGCGGTCAGGATCGGGCGCGTGACCGGCGAGGTCGACATCCGGGTCTACACGCTCGAGGGCGAGCTCGTCCACGAGGCGACGGGGATCGTCGACGGCGACGTGGCATGGGATCTGCTCACGTTGAACGGGTTCAGTGCCCGTTCGGGGATCTACCTCGTGCGGGTGACGGACAAAACCGGACGGAACGAGGTCAGGAAGGTCGCGCTGATCAGATGA
- a CDS encoding polysaccharide biosynthesis protein: MRCEETRRILVVGAGEAGRMAAAEIRAHDELDAVVAGFLDDDPALAGRTVGNAPVLGTTADLERVIGEDEIDEILIAVPTAPGRFVREMVKRCRRAGRPFKIVPGLMEIIRGTVKIEQIREVEVEDLLGRETVELDMAAVHEALEGRTVLVTGAGGSIGSELCRRLAEAKPGALVLLGRGENRIFRIEDELRAAYPALPVRAVINDLRDAGAVDALVGEIAPRAIYHAAAHKHVHYMERDPAEAVVNNVAASRNLVLAAERRGVERLVFISTDKAADPRGVMGATKRVMELYLRSRPPGGCRFITVRFGNVIGSDGSVVPLFLRQIRRGGPVTVSHPEATRFFMTVREAALLVLRASVIGRGGETFILDMGEALNILEIARDIILLSGHEPETEIPVEITGLREGEKLHEVLVTADEELVPVGEEKILLARPTAALPARIEEEVDALVEAALRRDGAAVVDGLARLLPGFDPPPGPFPGATAT, translated from the coding sequence ATGAGATGCGAGGAGACCAGAAGAATCCTCGTCGTCGGGGCGGGCGAGGCGGGGCGCATGGCCGCCGCCGAGATCCGCGCCCACGACGAGCTCGATGCGGTCGTCGCAGGATTCCTCGACGACGATCCCGCCCTCGCCGGCCGGACGGTCGGGAACGCGCCGGTCCTCGGAACGACCGCCGACCTCGAGCGCGTCATCGGCGAAGACGAAATCGACGAGATACTCATCGCCGTGCCGACCGCGCCGGGCCGTTTCGTCCGGGAGATGGTGAAGCGCTGCCGGCGCGCGGGCCGTCCCTTCAAGATCGTCCCCGGTCTCATGGAGATCATCCGCGGAACCGTCAAGATCGAGCAGATCCGCGAGGTCGAGGTCGAGGACCTGCTCGGGCGCGAGACGGTCGAGCTCGACATGGCAGCCGTCCACGAGGCGCTGGAGGGCAGGACCGTCCTCGTCACGGGGGCCGGCGGGTCGATCGGTTCGGAGCTCTGTCGCCGGCTCGCCGAGGCGAAACCCGGCGCCCTCGTCCTGCTCGGACGCGGCGAGAACCGGATCTTCCGGATCGAGGACGAGCTGCGCGCCGCCTACCCGGCCCTTCCGGTCAGGGCGGTGATCAACGATCTCCGCGACGCCGGCGCCGTGGATGCGCTCGTCGGGGAGATCGCCCCGCGGGCGATCTACCACGCCGCCGCGCACAAGCATGTCCACTACATGGAGCGCGATCCCGCCGAGGCCGTCGTCAACAACGTCGCGGCGAGCCGCAATCTCGTCCTCGCGGCCGAGCGGCGCGGCGTCGAACGGCTCGTCTTCATCTCCACCGACAAGGCCGCCGATCCGCGCGGCGTGATGGGTGCGACCAAGCGGGTGATGGAGCTCTACCTCCGCTCGCGTCCCCCCGGAGGGTGCCGGTTCATCACCGTTCGGTTCGGCAACGTCATCGGCTCCGACGGGAGCGTCGTGCCCCTCTTCCTCCGCCAGATCAGGCGCGGGGGACCGGTGACGGTGAGCCATCCCGAGGCGACCAGGTTCTTCATGACGGTGCGCGAGGCGGCCCTCCTCGTGCTCCGCGCCTCGGTGATCGGCCGCGGGGGGGAGACCTTCATCCTCGACATGGGCGAGGCGCTCAACATCCTCGAGATCGCGCGCGACATCATTTTGCTGAGCGGGCACGAGCCGGAGACGGAGATCCCCGTCGAGATCACCGGGCTGCGCGAGGGCGAGAAGCTCCACGAGGTCCTCGTCACGGCCGACGAGGAACTCGTTCCGGTGGGGGAGGAAAAGATCCTGCTCGCCCGGCCGACGGCCGCGCTGCCGGCGCGGATCGAGGAGGAGGTGGACGCGCTCGTCGAGGCGGCCCTGCGGCGCGACGGGGCGGCCGTCGTCGACGGTCTCGCGCGCCTGCTTCCCGGGTTCGATCCGCCGCCCGGCCCCTTCCCGGGGGCGACGGCCACGTGA
- a CDS encoding GNAT family N-acetyltransferase, with translation MKIRAERHTPRAELLELAGRCPGATFFHTPAWAESLAAAWPRFRPRWLTARENGRLLAFLPYVDIARGPFHSLQAMPFGTYGDPVGDEAACGALLDRFFRAAAGFNCLDAVVSFVDPFRGGDRPRVAGAVTRECSVVDLDGGIADYLARLSGKKRQLRNRALREGIVARPLETVEEVAAFHRIYARCSRGWGGVHPYPERLFVELFRRRDEGVVFWGGFLANRLLGGNIDFYFGRTAQAWQAGHTAEAHEHDIATVLVVRAVEEAYRRGARIFNLGSSLGDEGLLFFKRSLGARECDYTVLARRKRWWTWIRPRGPAGTRASR, from the coding sequence GTGAAAATCAGGGCCGAACGGCATACGCCGCGGGCGGAGCTCCTCGAGCTCGCCGGGCGCTGCCCCGGCGCGACCTTCTTCCACACGCCCGCCTGGGCCGAGTCGCTCGCCGCCGCCTGGCCCCGCTTCCGGCCGCGATGGCTGACCGCCCGCGAAAACGGCCGGCTTCTCGCCTTCCTTCCCTACGTCGACATCGCCCGCGGCCCCTTCCACTCGCTGCAGGCGATGCCCTTCGGCACCTACGGAGATCCGGTCGGCGACGAGGCGGCGTGCGGCGCACTCCTCGATCGGTTCTTCCGCGCCGCAGCCGGGTTCAACTGCCTCGATGCGGTCGTTTCGTTCGTCGATCCGTTTCGGGGCGGCGACCGCCCGCGCGTCGCCGGCGCCGTGACGCGCGAGTGCAGCGTCGTCGATCTCGACGGCGGAATCGCGGACTACCTCGCCCGTCTGAGCGGCAAGAAGCGCCAGCTCCGCAACCGCGCGCTCCGTGAGGGGATCGTCGCGCGGCCGCTGGAGACCGTGGAGGAGGTGGCGGCCTTCCACCGGATCTACGCCCGCTGCTCGCGCGGGTGGGGGGGCGTCCATCCCTACCCCGAGCGTCTCTTCGTCGAGCTCTTCCGCCGGCGGGACGAGGGCGTCGTCTTCTGGGGAGGGTTCCTCGCGAACCGGCTGCTCGGGGGAAACATCGACTTCTACTTCGGGCGGACGGCGCAGGCGTGGCAGGCCGGGCACACCGCGGAGGCGCACGAGCACGACATCGCGACCGTTCTCGTCGTGCGGGCCGTCGAGGAGGCGTACCGGCGCGGCGCCCGGATCTTCAACCTCGGCTCGAGCCTCGGGGACGAGGGGCTCCTCTTCTTCAAGCGGTCGCTCGGCGCCCGCGAGTGCGACTACACGGTGCTCGCCAGGAGAAAGCGATGGTGGACATGGATCAGGCCGAGAGGGCCGGCGGGCACTCGCGCATCGCGCTGA